A stretch of DNA from Calditrichota bacterium:
CCGCGCTGATCGAATTATTCAAATCGCGGGCCATATGCTGCGTCAATCGGTCATGGGATCCGATTTGTCTTACGAGGATTTAATGGAGAGTCCCCATCTCTGGGATATGTACACAGCCAAAATTATTGGGGAGGAAAAGTGGGCTGATCGAAACTGCTGGCTTTTGAAACTAGCGGCGAAAAAGCGAGACGTGGCTTATCCGATGCGAAAAATCTGGGTGGATCAGAAACGACTGCTTCCCCTGAGAGAAGAGCGGTTTGCCAGAAGCGGCCGTCTTCTGAAAACGACGGAAATCCAGGCCGTCTTCAGAGTGGATCACCGCTGGTATCCGAAAAAGATTCTTTTCAAAGATGTCTTAAAAAAGGGAAGGGGAACCGAGTTTTTGATCGATTCCATTCAATTCGATGTAAGAATTTCGGATTACATCTTTACAAAAGCGGCTTTAAGACGGTAGATTTTGAATGAAAAGTCCAATCCCCTGCAAACGGGACCGTTTGTACCGTGCCCGCTGATAATTGAATTCTGTTGAAAAATAAAAGTCGAGGAGCTGCTGAGGCTGTTCTGCAATCCCAAACCACAAAGTAAGCGTAGAAAATGCAAAGGTATAGGCGCAAAATTTTACGCCTCTACAAATTCGAAAAAACAAATCGGGCCGTGTGGTAGAGGTGTCATTGCTATCGCTTCCCAAAAAAATGTTGAATTAAACAAACCAGATCACGAAAACAGCACGAAGCATACCAAGAAAGACTTTAACCCGGGTTTAAAAAATTTTTAGTGAAGAGCAAAATACGCTGAAAAAATAGCGGTCATTGCCCGAATTCGCTCTCACATCTGTCCTTTTTCCACATAATCTACTGAGGATTAAAAAAAATCTTTGATTTTATGCAACCGTTTGTTAAATTAATCTACGCTTTCACAACAATCCATTTGTGGTGATGGCTCAAGGTTATTTGACAAGATTTCACAGCCATTTCGACATGTAAAAACGCCAATCGATTAGGGCCTAAATCGCCTCGGCTTTTTTGTGACACGCCATAATTCATTATGGTAGGAACAGGGCAATCAATCAGAGGTGGATTTGGCGTGAAGCCTCAAACGCTTTAATCGGTACCTTTCTCTTCCACGCTTTTTCGCAGATGTCGGAAAGTAAGATTCTAATGATTGGAGGAATTTATGAGACTTATTTTACTACCTCTGCTGATAGGAGTTCTGCAAACGGCTGGTTTCGGGGGAACCCCCGTTTTTCATTCGGAACTCATCTTTCCACCTGAAAACATCCACAACCACTCATCCAGCATTGTGGAAACCCCGAATGGCGATTTACTGGTTTGCTGGTATCACGGCTCGGGGGAGCGGACGGCTGACGACGTAAAAATTTTGGGCTCCCGACGGCATCCGGGGCAGTCGACCTGGGAATCTCCTTTTATTATGGCGGATGTTCCTGGCTTTCCGGATACAAATCCGGCCATGGTGGTGTCACCCCAAAAAAAGCTTTTTATTTTTTGGGCCAATATTGTGGCCAATCAGTGGGGAACGGCTCTGCTAAGAATGAAGGTCTCCGCCGATTTCGAACAAGCGTCAGGTCCGCCTCGCTGGGATTGGCAGGATGTCATTCTCCTGAAGCCGCTTCATTTCGAAGAGGAATATATCCAAAAGGCTGCCGGTTTGCTGCCATTGGTGAAAAATCACCCGGAATTTAAAAAGGAAATCGAAGAAGCTATTTGTTCAGCCGGAAATAAATTTGACCGACGGATAGGCTGGATGCCCCGCATTCATCCGCTGATTTTGCCCTCGGGACGTATCCTCGTACCGCTTTATTCTGATGTGTTCTCTGTTTCTGTAATCGCTATTTCGGATGACGAGGGAAAAACGTGGTCTTGCAGTGAGCCCTTACTGGGAATTGGAAATGTTCAGCCCAGCCTGGTCTTAAAAAAAGACGGTACGATCGCTGCCTTCATGAGGGACAACGGCCCGGGGTTAAAAATTCAGTACAGCGAGTCTGGCGATCAGGGCGTTCACTGGAGCAAGGTTCGGTATCTGAAAATTCCCAATCCGGGTTCCAGCGTGGATGTGGTGGCTCTCAAAAACGGAC
This window harbors:
- a CDS encoding outer membrane lipoprotein-sorting protein, giving the protein MKKLNLILLVFFTLPVLAQRPSGEQILKRMDKNLTAKTQISISTMIVHSRRGTRTIKAKTWMKGRDTSFTEYLAPPRDKGTKMLKIGNRLWLYSPRADRIIQIAGHMLRQSVMGSDLSYEDLMESPHLWDMYTAKIIGEEKWADRNCWLLKLAAKKRDVAYPMRKIWVDQKRLLPLREERFARSGRLLKTTEIQAVFRVDHRWYPKKILFKDVLKKGRGTEFLIDSIQFDVRISDYIFTKAALRR
- a CDS encoding neuraminidase (sialidase)-like protein, whose product is MRLILLPLLIGVLQTAGFGGTPVFHSELIFPPENIHNHSSSIVETPNGDLLVCWYHGSGERTADDVKILGSRRHPGQSTWESPFIMADVPGFPDTNPAMVVSPQKKLFIFWANIVANQWGTALLRMKVSADFEQASGPPRWDWQDVILLKPLHFEEEYIQKAAGLLPLVKNHPEFKKEIEEAICSAGNKFDRRIGWMPRIHPLILPSGRILVPLYSDVFSVSVIAISDDEGKTWSCSEPLLGIGNVQPSLVLKKDGTIAAFMRDNGPGLKIQYSESGDQGVHWSKVRYLKIPNPGSSVDVVALKNGHWVLVCNNTTDGRNRLAVLLSKDEGHSWPWIRYLENVRKGVGGYSYPSVIQTRDGLIHVTYSWGERGKGQSIKHAAFNEDWISSPQ